A part of Eremothecium sinecaudum strain ATCC 58844 chromosome VII, complete sequence genomic DNA contains:
- the EXG2 gene encoding glucan exo-1,3-beta-glucosidase (Syntenic homolog of Ashbya gossypii AEL220C; Syntenic homolog of Saccharomyces cerevisiae YDR261C (EXG2)) — protein MRSTNLLLSTIVTTLAMFTYVVNASKVDLSRHLNSTAPLISTWSDPVNKSTVDSIKAIKGISIGGWLVTEPYITPSLYWSAKHSSYANSRTNVNIVDEYTLCKALGQEKARQLLTQHYNSWITRKDIQNIKKHGFNLVRIPIGYWAWKKPGSIDRYVNDMMYYDPYVGGIQLSYFNRALRWCRDAGLKVMIDLHGVPGSQNGFDNSGRRIFDGEGELGWLKEPGTRELTVEILKVIYEEYTTGEWKDLITGIEVVNEPMASRIGEDDIISFYEETIDDYTESDAATTLVLHDAFQPLGYWDEYRNDTKLPILIDHHHYEVFNYHQNANDQFSRLSDILEYGDDLAKEQASHPSIVGEWSGAITDCATWLNGIGIGSRYDGTYYDKLNRSSSENGALGTCQSYKSISEWDSEYKTRVRQFIEAQLVSYTNNSKGWIFWNWKTETAPEWDYLKLVESNLFPHPFDNLTYFYPNGSIKATNDSSLLSASGVDLEHRHANGAARLTGNPMLQHAFQYLSKLTPLLAAVALVAVVSFANF, from the coding sequence ATGAGAAGTACAAATCTGCTCTTATCTACGATAGTTACTACACTAGCAATGTTTACTTATGTAGTGAATGCTAGCAAAGTGGATCTATCGCGGCACTTAAACAGTACTGCGCCTTTGATTTCTACGTGGTCGGATCCTGTGAATAAATCAACAGTCGATTCAATTAAGGCAATTAAGGGAATTTCTATTGGCGGATGGTTAGTTACAGAACCCTATATTACTCCTTCCCTTTACTGGTCGGCCAAGCATTCTTCTTATGCAAATTCTCGTACAAATGTTAATATTGTGGACGAGTACACATTATGCAAAGCACTTGGACAGGAAAAAGCACGCCAATTATTGACCCAACACTATAACTCATGGATCACGAGAAAAGACATCCAGAATATAAAGAAGCATGGTTTCAATCTCGTACGTATCCCGATAGGTTACTGGGCGTGGAAAAAACCTGGATCTATTGATCGTTACGTTAACGACATGATGTACTATGATCCATATGTTGGTGGTATTCAGTTGTCATACTTCAACAGGGCATTAAGGTGGTGCCGTGATGCTGGACTCAAAGTTATGATTGACTTGCATGGTGTTCCGGGATCTCAGAATGGTTTTGACAACTCCGGTAGAAGAATCTTTGACGGTGAGGGCGAACTTGGATGGTTAAAGGAACCCGGTACTAGAGAGTTAACTGTGGAAATATTAAAGGTCATCTACGAAGAATACACCACTGGTGAATGGAAGGATTTAATCACAGGTATTGAAGTTGTGAATGAACCGATGGCAAGCAGAATCGGTGAAGATGACATTATAAGCTTCTATGAAGAAACAATTGATGACTACACGGAATCTGATGCAGCCACCACATTAGTACTTCATGATGCCTTTCAACCTCTTGGTTACTGGGATGAGTACAGAAACGACACGAAACTCCCTATTCTTATCGATCATCACCACTATGAGGTCTTTAATTACCACCAAAATGCTAATGATCAATTCAGCAGATTGAGCGATATTCTAGAATATGGAGATGATTTGGCAAAGGAACAAGCGTCCCATCCAAGTATCGTTGGAGAATGGTCGGGTGCCATTACCGACTGTGCAACATGGTTGAATGGTATTGGAATCGGTTCAAGATACGACGGTACATATTACGACAAGCTTAACcgttcttcatcagaaAATGGAGCTTTGGGTACTTGCCAGTCATATAAGTCTATTTCAGAATGGGATTCAGAGTACAAAACTCGTGTTCGTCAATTCATCGAGGCACAATTAGTGTCGTATACCAACAATTCCAAGGGATGGATCTTCTGGAACTGGAAGACAGAAACCGCACCAGAGTGGGATTACTTAAAATTAGTTGAAAGCAACTTATTCCCCCATCCCTTCGACAACTTGACTTACTTCTATCCTAATGGTTCTATAAAGGCCACCAACGACTCATCACTTCTATCAGCAAGCGGAGTTGACTTAGAACACAGACATGCTAATGGAGCAGCTAGACTTACAGGAAACCCAATGTTACAGCACGcattccaatatttaaGTAAGTTAACACCTCTACTGGCGGCTGTAGCTTTAGTAGCTGTAGTTTCATTCGCAAACTTCTAA
- the VRG4 gene encoding GDP-mannose transporter (Syntenic homolog of Ashbya gossypii AFR236C; Syntenic homolog of Saccharomyces cerevisiae YGL225W (VRG4), YER039C (HVG1) and YER039C-A; YER039C and YER039C-A represent one ORF in Ashbya gossypii), producing the protein MSELKVDTGQWSRIVNNGPISILSYCGSSILMTVTNKFVVNLKDFNMNFVMLFVQSLVCTSALLVLRVFGYAKFRPLNKTDVKNWFPISILLVMMIYTSSKALQFLAVPIYTIFKNLTIILIAYGEVLFFGGVVTSMELLSFLLMVLSSVVATLGDRQALVEKAAAAAAATATDASDMTFNFGYFWMFTNCIASALFVLIMRKRITLTNFKDFDTMFYNNVLAMPILLLASFLIEEWSPANLEVNLSKDSLTAMVISGLASVGISYCSGWCVRVTSSTTYSMVGALNKLPIALSGLIFFDAPRNFLSILSIFLGFLAGIVYAVAKQKKQMQYSKS; encoded by the coding sequence ATGTCTGAATTGAAGGTTGATACTGGACAATGGTCCCGCATCGTTAATAATGGTCCGATTTCTATCCTTTCATACTGTGGTTCATCCATTCTTATGACTGTTACCAATAAATTTGTTGTTAACTTAAAGGACTTCAATATGAATTTTGTGATGTTATTTGTGCAATCTTTGGTGTGTACATCGGCACTATTGGTATTGAGAGTATTTGGCTATGCTAAGTTTCGCCCACTAAATAAAACAGATGTGAAGAACTGGTTCCCTATCTCGATTCTGTTGGTTATGATGATCTACACGTCATCGAAAGCTTTGCAATTCTTAGCAGTCCCAATTTACaccatttttaaaaatttaaCCATCATTCTAATTGCATATGGAGAAGTACTTTTCTTCGGTGGTGTGGTGACTTCTATGGAACTATTGTCATTTTTGTTGATGGTTTTGTCATCTGTTGTTGCGACATTGGGAGATCGTCAAGCGCTAGTTGAGAAAGCTGCAGCTGCAGCTGCAGCTACAGCTACTGATGCTTCTGATATGACCTTCAACTTTGGTTACTTTTGGATGTTTACCAATTGTATTGCGTCAGCGCTCTTCGTCCTTATCATGAGAAAACGTATCACGTTGACAAATTTTAAGGATTTTGATACAATGTTTTACAATAACGTTCTTGCAATGCCTATTTTATTACTGGCGTCATTTTTAATCGAGGAATGGAGTCCAGCAAATCTTGAGGTTAACTTATCAAAGGATTCTTTAACAGCGATGGTCATTTCTGGGCTTGCCTCTGTTGGTATCTCCTACTGTTCAGGCTGGTGTGTTAGAGTTACCTCGTCCACCACATACTCTATGGTTGGAGCTCTGAATAAACTTCCAATTGCACTTTCTGGATTGATATTCTTTGACGCACCACGAAACTTCTTGTCCATTCTTTCTATCTTCCTTGGTTTTTTGGCCGGTATTGTCTACGCTGTTGCCAAACAAAAGAAGCAAATGCAATATTCCAAGTCTTGA
- the SWM1 gene encoding Swm1p (Syntenic homolog of Ashbya gossypii AEL221C; Syntenic homolog of Saccharomyces cerevisiae YDR260C (SWM1)), which translates to MGYVDSQVHSYHYQNDSEMILRWVKETFPLPDEIEMKGKSTGAGSSGTGTNLPSVPAVGSGTIPGGNSNTTNIIGAGGSSHGLVNQYWDCFDDEEQWTMFHGLKMTCNGDLYKDGVLLGNNFHGGDRVTAINAFSKSHIPSAAPNPHHSSHQHQNHPNQGSRSSN; encoded by the coding sequence ATGGGATACGTGGATTCTCAAGTTCATTCATATCACTACCAAAATGACAGCGAAATGATATTACGGTGGGTGAAAGAAACGTTTCCTCTACCGGACGAAATCGAGATGAAAGGGAAATCTACCGGAGCTGGCAGTAGTGGTACTGGAACCAATCTACCATCCGTTCCAGCTGTTGGTTCGGGAACAATACCAGGTGGTAATAGTAATACTACAAATATTATAGGCGCTGGAGGAAGTTCTCATGGACTAGTGAATCAATATTGGGATTGTTTCGATGACGAAGAGCAATGGACCATGTTTCATGGACTAAAAATGACCTGCAATGGTGATTTATATAAAGACGGAGTTTTACTTGGCAATAACTTTCATGGTGGTGATCGTGTCACTGCTATAAATGCATTTTCTAAATCTCATATCCCTAGCGCGGCTCCAAATCCCCACCACAGTTCGCATCAACATCAAAATCACCCTAATCAAGGTAGCAGATCGTCTAACTAA
- the COG1 gene encoding Golgi transport complex subunit COG1 (Syntenic homolog of Ashbya gossypii AFR233W; Syntenic homolog of Saccharomyces cerevisiae YGL223C (COG1)) — protein MDAGKLFETRSVTEVRDFNLELSLNVVKMRKELRNRLQGSYADILKVGKRIEELYGVFEEVDKGFMELCFNEGEYRISRLAEPAALTQVSAPAVDSNTENGCWVLLKLSEWALAISEFIREPTTIHFRRMVELFPSIADVAGEQYGEIVQQTCQRLEQFLEGPGTAQLTLQQLIDLYGVLERSVVFKFSHKAFESILDQLLVDHQKIMGGSPSAQTFSQRQEFLEALRLKLLKDAEDLLEQSKFSKKTSENQQFDPYALEQTPDSIFVQTIANYELGLSTPSRIKFGQCISKASSILRELRDLQADAGINKLRDRWISRIEDELRSVPGNTEATSGAVKELVNQRNNQRYQKYLENSLSQISV, from the coding sequence ATGGACGCTGGAAAGCTGTTTGAGACTCGTTCGGTTACAGAGGTTCGAGATTTTAACCTTGAATTATCTCTCAATGTGGTTAAAATGCGTAAAGAGCTGCGAAACCGCCTTCAAGGAAGCTATGCTGATATATTGAAGGTTGGCAAGCGTATAGAAGAGCTTTATGGAGTTTTCGAAGAGGTGGATAAGGGTTTTATGGAATTATGCTTTAACGAAGGTGAATATAGAATAAGCCGTTTGGCTGAGCCAGCAGCGTTGACTCAAGTCTCAGCACCAGCAGTGGATTCTAATACAGAGAATGGCTGTTGGGTGCTGCTAAAGTTGAGCGAGTGGGCGCTCGCAATTTCAGAGTTCATAAGAGAACCCACTACTATTCATTTCCGGCGTATGGTGGAGCTTTTCCCATCAATTGCCGATGTCGCAGGCGAACAGTACGGGGAAATTGTCCAGCAAACCTGTCAACGTCTGGAACAGTTTTTAGAGGGCCCTGGTACAGCCCAGTTAACACTGCAACAGCTAATAGACTTATACGGAGTGCTGGAGCGTTCTGTAGTATTCAAATTTAGCCACAAGGCGTTTGAGAGCATTCTGGACCAGCTCTTGGTAGATCACCAGAAAATTATGGGCGGTTCCCCAAGTGCCCAAACGTTTAGTCAGCGCCAAGAGTTCTTAGAGGCCTTGCGCCTCAAGCTCCTGAAAGATGCGGAAGACCTCTTAGAGCAGTCTAAATTCTCCAAAAAAACTTCTGAAAATCAACAATTCGATCCCTACGCTTTAGAACAGACACCTGATTCTATTTTCGTGCAAACCATAGCAAACTACGAACTAGGTTTAAGCACCCCTTCGCGTATAAAGTTTGGTCAATGTATTTCTAAAGCTTCTTCTATTCTACGTGAATTACGCGATTTACAAGCGGATGCCGGGATTAATAAACTTCGAGACCGTTGGATTTCTAGAATAGAAGATGAGCTCAGAAGTGTACCGGGCAACACGGAAGCTACTAGTGGCGCCGTTAAAGAACTGGTAAATCAACGTAATAACCAACGCTACCAAAAGTATCTAGAGAATTCACTAAGTCAAATTAGTGTGTAG
- the ARB1 gene encoding ATP-binding cassette family ATPase ARB1 (Syntenic homolog of Ashbya gossypii AFR232C; Syntenic homolog of Saccharomyces cerevisiae YER036C (ARB1)), translating into MPPVSSSKAKRDAKKAEREAKKAAAGKTTTTAKRSAKKKDEDVDESEAAAEEIAKLKLQQDKDGISDRVVTGVLDSLQTSRDIKMSSVSLLFHGKVLIQDSQLELNYGRRYGLLGENGCGKSTFLKAIASREYPIPENIDIYLLDEPAEPSEYSALEYVVREAQNELKRLEDLVEKIIVEDGPESELLEPLYEKMDSLDPSTFETRAAIILIGLGFNPKTINKKTKDMSGGWKMRVALAKALFVKPTLLLLDDPTAHLDLEACVWLEEYLKRFDRTLVLVSHSQDFLNGVCTNMLDMRLQKLTAYGGNYDSYIKTRSELETNQMKQYNKQQEEIAHIKKFIASAGTYANLVKQAKSRQKILDKMEADGLVQAVVPDKVFSFRFPEVERLPPPVLAFDEISFAYDGNPENNLYEGLNFGVDMDSRIALVGPNGVGKSTLLKIMTGELTAQGGRVSRHTHVKLGVYSQHSQDQLDLTKSALEFVRGKYSHISEDYQYWRGQLGRYGLTGEGQTVQMGTLSEGQRSRVVFALLALEQPNVLLLDEPTNGLDIPTIDSLADAIDSFNGGVVVVSHDFRLLDRIAKDIFVVENKTATRWEGSILDYKNKLAKNVVL; encoded by the coding sequence ATGCCGCCTGTTTCTTCGTCAAAAGCTAAGAGAGATGCCAAAAAGGCAGAAAGAGAGGCTAAGAAAGCTGCTGCTGGTAAGACTACTACAACTGCCAAAAGATCTGCAAAGAAGAAGGATGAAGATGTAGATGAGAGTGAAGCTGCGGCTGAAGAAATTGCCAAACTAAAACTTCAACAAGATAAAGATGGTATTTCTGACCGTGTTGTTACTGGTGTGTTGGACTCGTTGCAAACGTCAAGAGACATAAAGATGTCCTCGGTTTCATTGTTATTCCATGGTAAGGTTTTAATTCAAGATTCTCAACTTGAATTGAACTATGGGCGTAGATATGGTTTATTGGGTGAGAACGGTTGTGGTAAATCTACTTTCCTTAAGGCCATTGCTTCCAGAGAATATCCTATTCCAGAAAATATTGATATTTACTTGCTAGACGAGCCAGCCGAGCCATCTGAATATTCTGCACTTGAGTATGTTGTTAGAGAGGCTCAAAATGAATTGAAAAGACTGGAAGACCTTGTTGAGAAAATTATTGTCGAAGATGGGCCGGAGTCCGAGCTTTTGGAGCCACTATATGAAAAGATGGACTCATTGGATCCATCAACCTTTGAAACACGTGCTGCTATTATCTTGATTGGTTTGGGTTTCAATCCTAAGACCATTAACAAAAAGACCAAGGACATGTCTGGTGGTTGGAAAATGCGTGTTGCTTTGGCTAAGGCGCTATTTGTGAAGCCTACACTGTTGTTGTTGGACGACCCAACTGCGCATTTGGACTTAGAGGCTTGTGTTTGGCTGGAAGAATACTTGAAGCGTTTTGACCGTACATTAGTTTTGGTGTCGCACTCGCAGGATTTCTTGAATGGTGTCTGTACTAATATGCTCGACATGAGATTGCAGAAGTTAACAGCTTATGGTGGTAACTACGACTCTTACATTAAGACTCGTTCTGAATTGGAAACCAATCAAATGAAACAATATAACAAACAACAAGAAGAAATTGCCCATATCAAGAAGTTCATTGCTTCCGCAGGTACTTATGCCAATCTTGTGAAACAAGCTAAGTCCAGGCAAAAGATTTTGGACAAAATGGAAGCTGACGGGTTGGTGCAAGCTGTTGTCCCAGACAAGGTCTTTTCTTTCAGGTTCCCAGAAGTAGAGAGATTACCACCACCTGTTCTAGCCTTCGATGAAATCTCGTTTGCTTACGATGGAAATCCAGAAAACAACTTGTACGAAGGTCTAAACTTTGGTGTTGATATGGATTCTAGAATTGCACTTGTTGGACCAAATGGTGTTGGTAAATCTACCTTATTAAAGATTATGACAGGTGAGTTGACCGCTCAAGGTGGTCGTGTCTCTAGACACACACACGTTAAATTAGGTGTCTACTCTCAACATTCTCAAGACCAATTGGATCTAACAAAATCCGCATTGGAATTTGTTCGTGGAAAGTATTCGCATATCTCTGAGGACTACCAGTATTGGAGAGGTCAATTAGGTCGCTACGGTTTGACTGGAGAAGGCCAAACTGTCCAGATGGGAACTTTATCTGAGGGTCAACGTTCTCGTGTCGTTTTTGCATTATTGGCTCTTGAGCAACCAAACGTTTTGTTATTAGATGAACCTACTAACGGTTTAGATATTCCAACTATCGATTCTCTTGCAGATGCAATTGATTCATTCAATGGTGGTGTTGTTGTTGTGTCCCACGATTTTAGATTGTTAGACAGAATCGCAAAGGACATCTTTGTCGTGGAAAACAAAACGGCTACTAGGTGGGAAGGTTCTATTTTGGATTACAAGAACAAATTGGCGAAGAATGTTGTATTGTAG
- a CDS encoding HGR088Cp (Syntenic homolog of Ashbya gossypii AFR234W; Syntenic homolog of Saccharomyces cerevisiae YGL224C (SDT1) and YER037W (PHM8)), protein MYLTPYKSNFLIRYLSEMTKSKLVVYQEAVAQQLAKNEKHLESLNHEGSVVKFPVDLETLPTPDDDLKVFFFDIDNCLYKRSTKIQDLMQVSIQNYFKFSLALNDEEAYELNRTYYRQYGLAISGLVKHHQIDSMEYNQMVDDALPLQDILQPDPELRNMLLRLRKAAKVDKLWLFTNAYKTHGLRCVRLLGIADLFDGITYCDYSEKSLVCKPSLEAFYKAKAQSGLGQFKNAYFVDDSGINIKAGLEVGMAKCAHVVETVVDEDMGESPEGCAVISHITDLPKAVPELF, encoded by the coding sequence ATGTACCTAACACCTTATAAAAGTAACTTTTTAATACGATATTTATCCGAAATGACCAAAAGCAAGCTAGTAGTATACCAGGAAGCCGTGGCTCAACAGTTAGCTAAAAACGAAAAGCATTTAGAATCATTAAATCACGAAGGAAGCGTGGTAAAATTCCCTGTTGACCTCGAAACACTTCCTACACCCGATGATGATTTGAAGgtatttttttttgatatTGATAACTGTTTGTACAAGAGGTCTACTAAGATCCAAGATTTGATGCAAGTTTCAATTCAGAATTACTTTAAGTTCAGTTTGGCCTTAAATGACGAGGAGGCCTATGAGCTAAACCGAACTTACTACAGGCAGTATGGGCTTGCTATTAGTGGACTCGTTAAACACCACCAAATCGACTCGATGGAATATAATCAGATGGTCGACGATGCATTACCCTTACAGGATATACTTCAGCCAGATCCTGAGTTGCGTAATATGTTATTGAGGCTCCGTAAGGCGGCTAAGGTTGATAAGTTATGGCTTTTTACGAACGCGTATAAAACGCACGGGTTGCGATGTGTGCGCTTGTTAGGTATAGCCGACTTGTTTGACGGTATTACATACTGTGATTATTCGGAGAAAAGTTTAGTGTGTAAGCCAAGTCTGGAAGCATTCTATAAGGCCAAAGCTCAGAGTGGCCTTGGGCAATTCAAGAACGCTTATTTTGTGGACGACAGTGGGATCAATATCAAAGCCGGCTTGGAAGTAGGGATGGCAAAATGTGCTCATGTAGTTGAAACGGTGGTAGACGAAGACATGGGCGAATCCCCAGAAGGCTGTGCAGTCATTAGTCACATTACAGACCTTCCTAAGGCTGTACCGGAGCTATTTTAG
- the KRE29 gene encoding Smc5-Smc6 complex subunit KRE29 (Syntenic homolog of Ashbya gossypii AFR235C; Syntenic homolog of Saccharomyces cerevisiae YER038C (KRE29)) — protein sequence MVGSEDFVGDSQSDTEQVIQIVLSDNQDGDEVHNQLNSVGSSDIESSSLDDDYSHLIDQESGVYSVLQATDPILQSIVQSDDLAPVVSNTPSAPQVEEDTMLATTNMSTREIDTDFLHNVKRFAKLHEHVNSSPSGPPNGAVDVIKQREKAIQSSIRNPVSRQLLDFLVRDQIGTTQDWYFFTEPFTYQESAPVERFLGIRTAQNLKQLYARFGAPSLALEPQFSITNCKQFHQLNNRVPVEIMCEEILRHVPKKGSIMMETSLRYFLLFLLDRKVFESEDLSMSWAENCWNKHLLEDKLDVYLSLVPHNYYFLHYRATRLLPIGDELLKRLLVGDTSSTALAHHFELLMDDKDWFQILYFLLFVNSTSVAMNSKTRTDHKHFLQYCKDCILDVNTHNVSSIELSLLKSYINLFIASHSNSH from the coding sequence ATGGTTGGGTCGGAAGACTTTGTCGGCGATTCGCAGAGTGACACTGAACAAGTCATTCAAATTGTATTGTCTGATAATCAAGATGGTGATGAGGTACACAATCAGCTTAATTCAGTTGGAAGTTCAGATATTGAATCTTCATCCTTGGACGACGACTATAGTCATCTAATTGATCAAGAGAGTGGAGTTTATTCAGTTCTGCAGGCTACTGATCCTATACTGCAAAGTATAGTACAGAGTGATGATCTAGCTCCTGTTGTGTCTAACACGCCAAGTGCACCTCAGGTCGAAGAAGATACAATGCTTGCTACAACAAATATGAGCACAAGGGAGATTGATACTGATTTCCTTCATAACGTTAAACGTTTTGCGAAATTGCATGAACATGTGAATAGTTCTCCTTCTGGTCCTCCTAATGGTGCTGTCGATGTCATTAAACAACGCGAGAAGGCGATCCAGTCTAGCATAAGGAACCCCGTGTCCAGGCAGCTGCTGGATTTTCTGGTTAGGGATCAAATTGGTACCACTCAGGACTGGTATTTCTTTACTGAGCCATTTACATATCAAGAATCTGCTCCTGTTGAACGGTTCCTTGGAATACGAACCGCCCAGAACCTTAAACAGCTCTACGCTCGTTTTGGAGCTCCCAGTTTAGCTTTAGAGCCTCAATTTTCTATTACTAATTGTAAACAGTTCCATCAATTGAACAATAGGGTACCAGTGGAGATAATGTGCGAAGAGATATTGCGGCATGTGCCTAAGAAAGGTTCAATAATGATGGAAACATCGCTTCGCTACTTCCTCTTATTCCTGTTAGATCGCAAGGTGTTTGAATCTGAGGATCTATCCATGAGCTGGGCTGAAAACTGCTGGAACAAACATTTACTAGAAGATAAGCTAGACGTTTATCTATCTTTGGTGCCTCATAATTACTACTTTTTACATTATCGCGCGACGCGCCTACTACCGATAGGAGACGAGCTTCTTAAGAGGCTATTGGTCGGCGATACTAGTTCCACCGCTCTGGCACACCATTTTGAACTGCTAATGGATGATAAGGACTGGTTCCAAATACTTTACTTCCTACTGTTCGTGAACAGCACTTCCGTAGCCATGAACTCGAAAACGAGAACTGACCACAAGCACTTTCTACAATACTGTAAAGACTGCATTCTCGACGTGAATACCCATAATGTCTCATCGATCGAACTTTCGCTTTTAAAAAGCTACATAAACCTTTTTATTGCCTCTCATTCCAATAGTCATTAG